From the Leptotrichia sp. oral taxon 215 str. W9775 genome, the window TTGATATGGCCTTGTCAGGTGTATTTTTTGAGCCGAATTCCAATAATATAATGTTTACTTTGGCTTTAATGCTGATAACAATATGGATTATAGATATTTTAAAAGAAAAGATGCAGAAATTTCCAAAATATATCTGGTATCTGGTTTCATTTGTAATCGTGGGAATAATCTGTATTATTTCAATGGTTGCAGGACTGGATTATGAGTATCATGCCATTATAATTGGCTATTTCTTCTATATTTTTCATGATAAACCTGTATTTGCAATATTTTCAGGATATCTTGCAATTTTTAAGGAAGTCTGGTCATTGCTTGGTTTTGGTCTTATACTTACATATAATGGAAAACGTGGGAAACAGAATAAATTATTCAATTACTGTTTTTATCCGGTTCATCTTTTAATTCTTGGAATATTAAGAATATTTTTAAAAATATAAATAAATTTAAAATAAAAATTAAAATTAATTTTAAAAATAAATAAAAATATGGTATAATATCTTATCCTCTCGCTGCAAAACCGGAAGATGTATGGACTGCGTTGGAAAAGGACAGGGAAAATTATTTTTTCATTGATGTACAGGTAAGGGGATATTATCCATCCTATGCCCTTAAATTTCTTGAAAGAAATAACCTAAAAATAGATATAACAGAAGAAGATAAAAAAATATTAAAAGAAAATACAGTAGATTTTGTAAGTTTTTCATATTATACAACACGTTGTATTTCAGCTGAAGCTGATAAGCTTGGAGAAGGAAACCTTCTGGAATCGATGAGAAATCCATATATTGAAGTGACTGACTGGGGGTGGGGACTGGATCCACTAGGTTTTAGGACTACAATAAATGAAATCTATGACAGATACCAGAAACCTCTGTTTGTTGTGGAAAATGGCCTTGGAGCAGTTGATATACCTGATGAAAATGGATATGTTGAAGATGACTACAGGATAGATTACCTGAGGGCACATATAAAGGCAATGAGGGATGCAGTTGTCCTTGATGGGGTGGATTTACTCGGATATACAACATGGGGGCCTATCGATTTGGAGCAGTTCCAAGTGGGACAAGGAAAAAAACAAGGACTATCTCAATAAATACTAACGTAAGCACAAGTATAAAATAGGCTAAAGTGACTTATCAGTCTATTTATGATATAATATATCTTAACAATAAAACGGATAAGGGGTAATAATATGGCAATTTGTTATAAACCATTATGGCACTTATTGGTAGAAAGAGAAATGAACAAAGAAGACTTAAAAAGAGCTGCAAACATAACAAGCAACATAGTTTCAAGAATGAGCAAAAATTCTTATGTGAACTTAGAGTCATTAGAAAAGATTTGCTTGGCATTGGATTGCAGAATTGAAGATGTTATAGAAATTCATAGAAACGACGTGGAATAAAATTGGGCAATCTATCTCAAATCAGAAGAGCTGAAATGCCTGAATATCTTAGTAGAGAAAAGGGTAAAATTTAATTAGATAAATAGTAAGTAAATTATATGGAGTAACTTACTTTTTTAGGAGGAAGTGACAATTTGAAATACAAGCAAATATTTAACTCTGGAGTTACTTTTCAACAATTTTACGATACTGCTCAGGATAGATATAAGAATTATGCTAATAATGCGATAAGAAATTATTTAAATTTAGAGAGATTTAGAAAAGGTTAGTAGTATAACAAGCAAATTTAATATACTTGCGATTAGAGAAAACTGGTGTATTGACTCTATAATTAATATTCCTGTAGTTTATTGGTTAGAAAAAAATAATGAAAATAAAAAACTTAAAGTAATAGATACAGATAGTTACAGTAAGTTTATGCCTAATGAAAAAGTTATTACACCAACATTTATTATTATGAATCAAGAATATCAGGAGATAGGGAAATGGGTTCAATATCCTAAAAGAATAATAGATGTGGTTGAATCTAAGGACCAGTTCGAGTTATAGTAGAGAAAAGGAGATACCGACAGGGAGAATATGTTGTAGATATATTGAAAGAGGTATTAGATATCCTGATTAACTATAGAGATAATATTTATTTAGACAGGAGGAAATAAAGTGAGTCAAGAAAATAAGATAAATCAATCTTGCTGAGTTTCAACACAAAAAACCATTGGTACAATGGAAGAAAAAGAATATTGCCCCAAATGTCACGAAATAGGAGAAAAGGTTAAGAATATAACTGTAAAGCATATGGTATCAGAAAACCTTATGGGAAAGGTTGTAGATGAAGAAACTTACTATTTATGTATGAATGAAGATTGTGATGCCGTGTATTATAACTTAAACAATGAAAAAGTTTTTTATAAGGAAGACGTAAAAGTTCCTATATGGTTAAAAAAGAATGCAAATCCCAAATATATATGCTATTGCAACCAAGTTACAGAACAACAAATTATAAACGCTGTTTTATATGATAGTGCAAAGGATATTAAAGATATTATTAGACTTACAGGGGCAATGAAAAATGGAAAGTGCGAAATTAACAATCCTTTGGGTAAATGCTGTAGTCCTTTTATTCAAGAAACCATCAATAAAGCATTAAATAGCAAAAAATAGTTTGCGACAAATAATTTATAAAGTACGTCATAACAGTAATAAAATTAAAAATAATAAAAAACTATATAATTAAAATTTTAGCGGTTCAGATGTAAAAGTCTGGGCCGCTTTTTTATTTTCCCCGGAAAGGAGGTCACCTATATGGTAAATGATGAAGTTAATAATAAGGCTATAAATATTGAGATAAAAGTGGCTCAGTATTCAGCAAAGGCTATTTTAAAAGCTATGAAAAAGATTATAGAATATGCCTATGAAAAAAGCCAACAACTAGCAGATTATATTATTGAATAAAGAAAAACTAATTCAAGGAAACTTAAGGATATGGTAAAGAAAGGTCAGCTGGAAAATATTGATAAGCAAATCGAAAATAAATTCTATGCTTTTAAGGATTATGCAGATAGGCGTAAAATAAATTGGGGGGTTGTTAGAGATAAAGATACAAGACTTTATATTAACAATACAAACTACACAAAAGAAATGAATAATGAAAACTGT encodes:
- a CDS encoding TraX family protein, whose translation is DMALSGVFFEPNSNNIMFTLALMLITIWIIDILKEKMQKFPKYIWYLVSFVIVGIICIISMVAGLDYEYHAIIIGYFFYIFHDKPVFAIFSGYLAIFKEVWSLLGFGLILTYNGKRGKQNKLFNYCFYPVHLLILGILRIFLKI
- a CDS encoding helix-turn-helix transcriptional regulator, which produces MAICYKPLWHLLVEREMNKEDLKRAANITSNIVSRMSKNSYVNLESLEKICLALDCRIEDVIEIHRNDVE
- a CDS encoding family 1 glycosylhydrolase, encoding MSYPLAAKPEDVWTALEKDRENYFFIDVQVRGYYPSYALKFLERNNLKIDITEEDKKILKENTVDFVSFSYYTTRCISAEADKLGEGNLLESMRNPYIEVTDWGWGLDPLGFRTTINEIYDRYQKPLFVVENGLGAVDIPDENGYVEDDYRIDYLRAHIKAMRDAVVLDGVDLLGYTTWGPIDLEQFQVGQGKKQGLSQ